CTATTTCTCCTTTACTCAACGACCCCGATTTGCAACTCGTTGGTATCGGGACTCGAATTTTTTTAGGCGGTGGTATTGGCTATGTCGCCTGGGAAGGCACTCAGCATTTCCCCTTACAAAAGCGTTTGCCTAATCGTACACCGATTGGGCCTTCTGCGACTTTAGCTTTAATTGGTGATGCCAAGCAAATGGATGCTCATTGGGTGCGGGGGTGTTACTTCAAAAGTTACGGCCCCTCATTAATGTTAGGTGTTGGTGTACCACTGCCTGTATTAAATGAACAAGTAGTTGAACACTGTGCTGTGCAAGATCAAGATTTAGTCGCGCCAATAGTGGATTTTTCCATTCCCCGGCGCGTCCGTCCCACCTTTGGTTTGGTGAGTTACGCCCAACTCAAATCTGGGCGAATCACCATAGAGGGCAAAGCTATACGCTCTGCCCCCTTAGCGAGTTTGTTTTTTTCTAGGCAAGTCGCCCTAGAGTTGAAAAAGTGGATCGAAGCAGGTACGTTTACCCTTACAGAACCAGTTTCTCCAATTCCGATGGAGCGATCTTTTCTACCCCAAGACCGGCGGACGGATTTTTGAGGCTGGGGAGTGGGGAGTAAGAATTTTAGATTTTGGATTTTGGATTTTAGATTGGAATTTAATCCCTTCTCCCAAGGGGAGACGCTGTGCGAACGGGTGACGCTCGTACCTCGCTAACGCTGCGCTAACAGCAGTCGCTCATGGGGGAAAC
This Nostoc sp. C052 DNA region includes the following protein-coding sequences:
- a CDS encoding homocysteine biosynthesis protein → MRTIAEINEKISRQRAVVLTTEELKARVVEIGVTKAAKEVDVITTGTFEPMESSGAIINLGHTDPPIKIRRCWLDGVPAYSGFGAVDLYLGASCAMEAMDGEEVRERGGGHVIEDLIAGKPIHVKAQGQVTDCYPRANFETTITSETINQFYLFNPRNLYQNFIVGVNGGDRPLFTYLGPLQPRLGNAVYSNPGAISPLLNDPDLQLVGIGTRIFLGGGIGYVAWEGTQHFPLQKRLPNRTPIGPSATLALIGDAKQMDAHWVRGCYFKSYGPSLMLGVGVPLPVLNEQVVEHCAVQDQDLVAPIVDFSIPRRVRPTFGLVSYAQLKSGRITIEGKAIRSAPLASLFFSRQVALELKKWIEAGTFTLTEPVSPIPMERSFLPQDRRTDF